A part of Hippopotamus amphibius kiboko isolate mHipAmp2 chromosome 16, mHipAmp2.hap2, whole genome shotgun sequence genomic DNA contains:
- the OVOL3 gene encoding LOW QUALITY PROTEIN: putative transcription factor ovo-like protein 3 (The sequence of the model RefSeq protein was modified relative to this genomic sequence to represent the inferred CDS: deleted 2 bases in 1 codon): MPRVFLVRSRRPQPPNWGHLPDQLRGDAYVPGGPLTGPGGDGQETQSITIWLLSSDCSSLGGPLAHQPSSRGDSWAAPSQGTLTATSRGPGTLGCPLCPKAFPLQRMLTRHLKCHSPARRHVCHCCGKGFHDAFDLKRHMRTHTGIRPFRCGACGKAFTQRCSLEAHLAKVHGQPASYAYRERREKLHVCEDCGFTSSRPDTYAQHRALHRAA; encoded by the exons ATGCCCCGTGTCTTCCTGGTCAGGAGTCGGCGTCCACAGCCACCCAACTGGGGCCACCTGCCTGACCAGCTCCGGGGAGATGCCTATGTCCCAGGTGGGCCCCTCACTGGGCCTGGAGGTGATGGGCAG GAGACACAAAGCATCACCATCTGGCTTCTCTCCTCAGACTGCAGCAGCCTGGGGGGGCCGCTGGCACACCAGCCTTCCAGCCGAGGGGACTCTTGGGCAGCG CCCTCCCAGGGCACTCTGACAGCCACTTCTAGGGGCCCTGGGACACTTGGCTGCCCGCTCTGCCCCAAGGCCTTCCCGTTACAGCGCATGCTGACCCGGCACCTCAAGTGCCACAGCCCTGCCCGCCGCCACGTGTGCCACTGCTGTGGCAAGGGCTTTCACGACGCCTTCGACCTCAAACGGCACATGAGGACTCACACAG GGATCCGGCCATTCCGTTGTGGAGCTTGTGGGAAAGCATTTACGCAGCGCTGCTCACTTGAAGCGCATCTTGCCAAGGTGCACGGGCAGCCAGCGAGCTACGCTTATCGTGAGCGCCGTGAGAAGCTGCACGTGTGTGAGGACTGCGGCTTTACCAGCTCGAGGCCCGACACCTACGCGCAGCACCGTGCCCTGCACCGCGCTGCCTGA
- the POLR2I gene encoding DNA-directed RNA polymerase II subunit RPB9 — translation MEPDGTYEPGFVGIRFCQECNNMLYPKEDKENRILLYACRNCDYQQEADNSCIYVNKITHEVDELTQIIADVSQDPTLPRTEDHPCQKCGHKEAVFFQSHSARAEDAMRLYYVCTAPHCGHRWTE, via the exons ATGGAACCCGACGGGACCTACGAACCCGGCTTCGTGGGTATTCGATTCTGTCAGGAATG taACAACATGCTTTACCCCAAGGAGGACAAGGAGAACCGAATTCTGCTCTACGCG TGCCGGAATTGTGATTACCAGCAGGAAGCCGACAACAGCTGCATCTACGTTAACAAAATCACGCACGAAGTGGA TGAACTGACCCAGATCATCGCTGATGTGTCCCAGGACCCCACGTTGCCGCGGACCGAAGACCACCCGTGCCAAAA GTGCGGCCACAAGGAGGCGGTGTTCTTCCAGTCACACAGTGCTCGGGCCGAG GATGCCATGCGCTTGTATTACGTGTGCACGGCCCCACACTGCGGCCACCGCTGGACCGAGTGA